A DNA window from Stutzerimonas stutzeri contains the following coding sequences:
- a CDS encoding inorganic triphosphatase: protein MQKETEIKLRASRETLLALREHPLLKKRNKSGWSRHELFNQYYDTVERALAQARVALRLRRDGEQVIQTLKSRGQSVAGLSERNEWDWYLDKPKLDTKKLGDDCWPASLADLDKKTLKPIFTTDFVREKAEIAWGRGKTKVVIEAALDLGQVKAGKQSEEICELELELRQGDPEALLELAAELAADLPLMPCDISKAERGYRLHDADGYNLQLPAPELDVVMPLDDAVVALGWQLLGNSQRLAEQYRFNGRWKLLGEWLQQLIELRALLGSLGQAAPRASSHDLRELLDALIQDWRPRVEAGQNDEAVRKAAPAQFTEELGQTRWGLLSLKASLWLLRRSWTEGRNARGDRQGAAELGKWLVHLLTEEAKALQLPRYQQQPEDLTEQSPRMERLLVWLHLARSVLDLPEVDRLYGELAKLYELARQPIDEQALELRVQQAHLVWTLKAWKQLEK from the coding sequence ATGCAGAAAGAAACCGAAATCAAGCTACGCGCCAGCCGCGAAACCCTGCTCGCCCTGCGCGAACATCCGTTGCTGAAGAAGCGCAACAAGAGCGGCTGGTCGCGGCATGAGCTGTTCAACCAGTATTACGACACGGTCGAGCGCGCGCTGGCCCAGGCCCGCGTCGCCCTGCGCCTGCGCCGCGATGGCGAGCAGGTCATCCAGACCCTGAAGAGCCGTGGACAAAGTGTCGCAGGCCTGTCCGAGCGCAACGAATGGGATTGGTATCTGGACAAACCCAAACTGGATACCAAGAAGCTGGGTGACGACTGCTGGCCAGCCAGCCTCGCCGATCTGGACAAGAAGACCCTGAAACCGATCTTCACCACCGACTTTGTCCGCGAAAAGGCTGAGATCGCCTGGGGTCGCGGCAAGACCAAAGTGGTCATCGAGGCCGCGCTGGATCTGGGCCAGGTCAAGGCCGGCAAGCAGTCCGAGGAAATCTGCGAGCTGGAGCTCGAACTGCGCCAGGGCGATCCCGAAGCGCTGCTTGAACTGGCTGCCGAGCTGGCCGCCGACCTGCCGCTGATGCCGTGCGATATCAGCAAGGCCGAGCGCGGTTATCGCCTGCACGACGCCGATGGCTACAACCTGCAGCTGCCGGCGCCGGAACTCGATGTTGTTATGCCGCTGGATGACGCAGTGGTCGCGCTTGGCTGGCAGTTGCTCGGCAACAGCCAGCGACTGGCCGAACAGTACCGTTTCAATGGTCGCTGGAAACTGCTCGGCGAGTGGCTGCAGCAACTGATCGAACTGCGCGCCCTGCTTGGCAGCCTCGGCCAGGCCGCACCGCGCGCCAGCAGTCATGACCTGCGCGAGCTGCTCGATGCACTGATCCAGGACTGGCGCCCACGTGTCGAGGCAGGACAGAACGATGAAGCCGTACGCAAGGCCGCACCAGCACAATTCACCGAGGAGCTCGGCCAGACCCGTTGGGGACTGCTGTCGCTGAAAGCTTCGCTGTGGCTGCTGCGACGTAGCTGGACCGAAGGCCGCAACGCCCGTGGCGATCGCCAGGGCGCCGCCGAGCTCGGCAAGTGGCTGGTGCATCTGTTGACAGAAGAGGCCAAGGCGTTGCAGTTGCCGCGTTATCAGCAGCAACCCGAGGACCTCACCGAGCAGAGCCCGCGCATGGAGCGGCTGCTGGTGTGGTTGCACCTTGCGCGTAGCGTGCTGGACCTGCCGGAAGTCGATCGTCTATATGGCGAGCTGGCCAAGTTGTATGAACTGGCCCGCCAGCCCATCGACGAGCAGGCGCTGGAACTACGCGTCCAGCAGGCGCACCTGGTCTGGACACTCAAGGCCTGGAAGCAGCTGGAGAAATAA
- a CDS encoding TIGR00153 family protein, which yields MPVNPFVSLFGRSPIGPMQQHMAKSHECAANLVPLFQAVMSEDWEKVEQIQQQMAQLENEADKLKKSVRQHLPKSLFLPVPRSDLLDLLSVQDKIANRAKDIAGLMLGRCMTIPQPLQPQMLSYVQRTVDASAQALKALKELDSLLETGFSGREATLVEKMVEELEEIERETDRMQITVRRALFNLEKDLPAVDVIFLYKIIEWIGDVADRAERVGNRLEQLLAR from the coding sequence ATGCCAGTCAATCCTTTCGTCAGCTTGTTCGGACGTTCGCCAATCGGCCCGATGCAGCAGCATATGGCCAAGTCGCATGAATGTGCGGCGAACCTGGTACCGCTGTTTCAGGCGGTCATGTCCGAAGACTGGGAAAAGGTCGAGCAGATCCAGCAGCAGATGGCGCAGCTGGAAAACGAGGCCGACAAGCTGAAGAAGAGTGTCCGCCAGCACCTGCCGAAAAGCTTGTTCCTGCCGGTGCCACGCTCCGATCTGCTTGATCTGTTGAGTGTACAGGACAAGATCGCCAACCGTGCCAAGGACATCGCCGGCCTGATGCTGGGCCGCTGCATGACTATCCCCCAGCCGCTGCAACCGCAGATGCTGTCCTACGTGCAACGCACCGTCGACGCCAGCGCTCAGGCGCTCAAGGCGCTTAAAGAGCTGGATTCGCTGCTGGAAACCGGTTTCAGCGGCCGCGAAGCCACTCTCGTCGAAAAAATGGTCGAGGAGCTCGAGGAAATCGAGCGCGAGACCGACCGCATGCAGATCACGGTTCGCCGTGCTCTGTTCAATCTGGAAAAGGATTTGCCAGCAGTCGACGTGATCTTTCTCTACAAGATCATCGAATGGATCGGTGATGTAGCCGACCGCGCCGAGCGCGTCGGCAACCGTCTGGAACAATTGCTGGCGCGCTAA